GGTGCCATACTCGTGCATGTGCATCCTTGCGATCATTGCATAAAGGCCAGGGAACGTTGCACCCATTATGCCTTCCCACTCACGGTCTGCCGCTGCTGCAAGAGCTGCAGAAGCTGCTGTGGATGAGACATCGGTCATCTTCTCGACACCTGCTGCCATCACAATGTCCTCATGCCCTGAGGCAACTGCCATCACAGCCTGCCTGAATGCAAGTCCGCCTGAGGCACATGCTGCTTCAACACGTGTTGAAGGAACATGAAGGTCCAGTGACAGACCTGAATAATCTGCTATCAATGCACCAATGTGCTCCTGTTCAACGAACTGTCCGCCACTCATGTTACCGACATACATGCCATCAAGCCTGTCGCCGCTAACTCCTGAATCCTCAATAGCTCCGACACCTGCTTCCACAACGATGTCCCTGAAGGAGCGGTCCCACATTTCTCCGAACTTTGAGTTCTTTACACCAATAATTGCTACGTCTCTCATATCAACACCCCTCATGCGAGCCTGATCTTTCCTTTGTGTTTGGCATACATTGCATAGTCCATGTAGATCGGATCTGCCAGCAGTCCTTCAACTGTTGGTGCTGCATCGCGGACCTCATCGATCTTGTCGGTAACCCTGAGACTGAATGCATCTCCACCTGCACCTGAACCGAATGCTGTTGCGAATATCCTGTCACCTGGTTTTGCCTGGTCAAGTGTTGCGGCAATGCCCATCATGCATGAACCTGAGTAAGTGTTACCAAGCCTTGGCACGACCAGACCCGGTTTGATCTGCTCTTTGCTGAATCCCAGCATCTTGGCGACCCTTGAAGGGAACTTGCCGTTTGGCTGGTGGAAGACAGCGTTATCATAATCTGAAGGTGATGTACCCATCTTTTCCATCAGGCCCTTTGCAGCACCACTAACGTGCTTGAAATATCCCGGCTCACCGGTGAACCTTCCGCCGTGCTCAGGATAAGGCATACCTTCACGCCTCCAGAAATCAGGAGTATCAGTGGTAAATGAGTAGGTGTCCTCAATAACTGCCACCATCTCAGATTCCTTGTTACCTATAATGCAGGCGACACCACCTGCTGCTGCAGTGTATTCCAGTGCATCGCCAGGTGCTCCCTGGGAAACATCTGCGCCGATGGCCATTCCGAGATCCACCATTCCACTGGAGACCAGACCCATACATGCCTGGATAGCAGCCGTACCTGCCTTACATGCAAATTCAAAATCAGCTGCTGTCATGGCAGGAGTTGCCTCAATTGCCTCAGCCACAATGGTACTGGTAGGCTTTACAGCATAAGGATGGCTTTCAGAACCGGTATATACGGCTCCGATACGTTTGGGATCTATGTTGTTTCGTGCTACTGCGGACCTTGCAGCCTCAACTGCAATCGTAGCAGTATCCTCGTCCAGGTCAGGTACTGATTTTTCATTTACCATCAGTCCTGCACTGAGAATATCTGCATCATCTCCCCATACACGGGCGATATCTTCTACTTTTATCCTGTATTTTGGGATATAAGCACCATACGAGACAATCCCTACACTCATTCTTTTATTCACCTGTTTGATGTATTATAATTCTCAAGATCTGTCTGTAAAAAGAGTTTTTCACTCGATCACATGATACTGGCTGTACTTCTTCAGGACATCCACCAGCTCATCAATATCCATTGTCGTTGCAAGAAGTGGTATCCTGTCTATCTCTGCCATCTTCCTTGCCATTGGGTCGACCTGATTGCCCCTGATACCATGAATGACCACTGCACCAGGTTTCAGGTTCGTCACACGGATCGCCACCATAGGAGACTTTCCGGTAGATACTTTCGTGAATACCAGTGCACGCTCAGTACTCCAGCCATACAATTTCTGGAACTCATGTGATGAAAGTTCAAGAATAGCCTTTTTACTGTCCACAACAGTGAAACCGTAAAGCGGTTTTTCTACCCCTTTGTTCACAACATCTGCCTCGATCAGGGTAGCAAGCTTTGCAAGCTGTATAGGATATGTATACTCATATGTGGCATACACAGCCTTTGCGCCCGGATCGGTGTAAAGCATACCTTCATAGCTATGGATCTTCTGCCCACCTTTGGAGGTATCTATCTCCAGAAGCGCATCTACGATCTTGCTGACAATAAGAGTACCAGGGGATTTCCTCCTGCCGCTTTCATAATCACTGATCACGGAAGGAGATACACCAAGATAACCTGAAAGATCGGTCTGGGCAATATCGAAGTTCAATCTCCATTTCTTCAAAGCCTCACCTGGCTTTTCAGATAATGTGATCTCACCTGCCATCTTTTCAGCCAGACGCTGACGGATGTTCTCATGGGCCATATCTTCGGTCATGCTTCTTTAAACAAGAGGGGGAATCTGCATATATATTTAGCGAAAGGGTTTTCGACAATTGCCGAATAAAAATCCTTATGTTGTTCAAGTATTTATAAAATGCCGATAATGTTCTATAAATCATGCCCTTGATAAATCTCAAACTGCATGCAAATGTTTCGGAACTTATCCTTTACCTGAAATGTCCCAGACAGGTATACTACACACACCGAAAGCATGAGCTTGCAACAGAGATCACTCCTGAATACCTCGAGCACATGATGTTGAAGGAACTGGCCATTGGCTACCCGGATGCCATTGAAAGAGCTACAGATGAAAGCCAAGGTATCCGTTATGAACTTAACATCGAAATGGAACGTGTGAAAGGCGAGCTTGAACTTATCTATTCTACGGAGTTGAGGGACCTTCCCCACAAAGTGCTTGAAACTGCTGAGAGCGTTGTAGCCGAACAGATCGAAAAGATCGCAACGAACCTTTCAGAAGCCATCAGCGAATATGGAAAAGAAGAAGTCATACGGAGGATCAGACCATACCGAACAGAACCGGTACTCCACTCCGATAAACTGAAGCTCACCGGGATACCTTCCGCAGTTATACAGTACGGGGAAAAAATGATACCGCTCAGCATCAGGACAGGCAAATGCCCTGATTCCGGTGTCTGGAGAAATGACAGGATACACATTGCAGCCATTGCAATGCTCCTGGAGGAAAACTACGGAGACAGCGTGGACCATGGCTTTGTCCAGTATGCAAGACATGGGAACATCCGCCAGGTGAAGATCCGACCTGAAGACCGCAGACAGGTCCTGAAGATCAGGACCCGCATAGATAATATAAAGGATGGGACCTTGCCTGAAAGGAAAGAGAATCCCGCCTGCAGCTATTGTAATTTCACGCAGTTCTGCACATCCACAAGATCATCGCTTGCATCCAGGCTCTTTTGAAATGCGACCTGCACCCAAAACCTATTTATGCATTCTTCCAGTGTCCTTCTACGATGTCAAAACCTGTTTATCTCGGAAAACTGCTTCTCCACTGGTGCAGCCATTGCAATGTGCCTGTGCTCGGAAAAAAATGCAGCTGTGGCGAAACCACAAAAAAGGTAGAGGTAACTCCCCCTGGCGACATACGCCCGGCATTCCAGTATGATATCGACCATATCAATGCTGTTTCAATGAAACAGTTCAATGCACCCCTTATACCGGAAGGACACCTTGTCGTGCTGAACAAAGCACCATACGATGACAGGATGGAAGAGATCATCGTGGACGGGGAAGTCCTTGG
This genomic stretch from Methanococcoides sp. LMO-2 harbors:
- a CDS encoding helix-turn-helix domain-containing protein: MTEDMAHENIRQRLAEKMAGEITLSEKPGEALKKWRLNFDIAQTDLSGYLGVSPSVISDYESGRRKSPGTLIVSKIVDALLEIDTSKGGQKIHSYEGMLYTDPGAKAVYATYEYTYPIQLAKLATLIEADVVNKGVEKPLYGFTVVDSKKAILELSSHEFQKLYGWSTERALVFTKVSTGKSPMVAIRVTNLKPGAVVIHGIRGNQVDPMARKMAEIDRIPLLATTMDIDELVDVLKKYSQYHVIE
- a CDS encoding hydroxymethylglutaryl-CoA synthase, whose translation is MSVGIVSYGAYIPKYRIKVEDIARVWGDDADILSAGLMVNEKSVPDLDEDTATIAVEAARSAVARNNIDPKRIGAVYTGSESHPYAVKPTSTIVAEAIEATPAMTAADFEFACKAGTAAIQACMGLVSSGMVDLGMAIGADVSQGAPGDALEYTAAAGGVACIIGNKESEMVAVIEDTYSFTTDTPDFWRREGMPYPEHGGRFTGEPGYFKHVSGAAKGLMEKMGTSPSDYDNAVFHQPNGKFPSRVAKMLGFSKEQIKPGLVVPRLGNTYSGSCMMGIAATLDQAKPGDRIFATAFGSGAGGDAFSLRVTDKIDEVRDAAPTVEGLLADPIYMDYAMYAKHKGKIRLA
- a CDS encoding CRISPR-associated protein Cas4, whose amino-acid sequence is MPLINLKLHANVSELILYLKCPRQVYYTHRKHELATEITPEYLEHMMLKELAIGYPDAIERATDESQGIRYELNIEMERVKGELELIYSTELRDLPHKVLETAESVVAEQIEKIATNLSEAISEYGKEEVIRRIRPYRTEPVLHSDKLKLTGIPSAVIQYGEKMIPLSIRTGKCPDSGVWRNDRIHIAAIAMLLEENYGDSVDHGFVQYARHGNIRQVKIRPEDRRQVLKIRTRIDNIKDGTLPERKENPACSYCNFTQFCTSTRSSLASRLF